From one Streptomyces mobaraensis genomic stretch:
- a CDS encoding carboxylesterase family protein: MPPLAAPQLRPARTPQGKDVDVHRPEGPDAGLPVVLLWHGTSPDDRGVLAPLAREVAARGAVVAVPDWRADAPDAGRAALLGSLAWCRANAAAYGGDPDRIVLAGWSAGAAAALGVALRPDVVDGWRPTAVVGLASRYDLPARTTGTPPLTDLADAAAGPVTPVPVRLVHGTKDTLMGPEHSREALTALTGRGWPTRLDEPAADHAGVIMAEFDPSTGRCRPSDDERVRAQGRLSVRALTDAAGVRPTLRP, translated from the coding sequence ATGCCCCCGCTCGCCGCGCCGCAGCTCCGCCCCGCCCGGACACCGCAGGGCAAGGACGTCGACGTCCACCGCCCCGAAGGGCCGGACGCCGGGCTGCCGGTGGTGCTGCTGTGGCACGGCACGAGCCCCGACGACCGGGGTGTGCTGGCTCCCCTGGCGCGGGAGGTCGCCGCGCGGGGCGCGGTCGTGGCCGTACCGGACTGGCGGGCCGACGCGCCCGACGCCGGACGGGCCGCCCTGCTCGGCTCGCTGGCGTGGTGCCGGGCGAACGCGGCGGCGTACGGCGGCGATCCGGACCGGATCGTGCTGGCCGGCTGGTCCGCCGGGGCCGCGGCGGCCCTCGGCGTCGCGCTCCGCCCGGACGTCGTCGACGGCTGGCGCCCGACGGCCGTCGTGGGCCTCGCGTCCCGCTACGACCTGCCGGCGCGGACGACGGGGACGCCGCCGCTGACGGACCTGGCCGACGCGGCCGCCGGGCCGGTCACCCCGGTGCCCGTCCGGCTGGTACACGGAACCAAGGACACCCTGATGGGCCCGGAGCACTCCCGCGAGGCCCTGACCGCGCTCACCGGCCGCGGCTGGCCGACCCGGCTGGACGAGCCGGCGGCCGACCACGCGGGTGTGATCATGGCCGAATTCGACCCGTCGACCGGCCGCTGCCGCCCGTCGGACGACGAACGGGTGCGCGCCCAGGGCCGTTTGTCCGTCCGGGCTCTGACGGATGCGGCCGGCGTACGCCCGACACTCCG